In Juglans regia cultivar Chandler chromosome 5, Walnut 2.0, whole genome shotgun sequence, the following are encoded in one genomic region:
- the LOC108995394 gene encoding uncharacterized protein LOC108995394 isoform X2, with translation MGSYSTWSCLKYIPNRLAGVAFIVPVVNYRWPSLPDSLIREDYRRKLVQWSIWFANHAPGLLYWWATQNWLPSTSVLERNPLFFNDRDIDTLKTISGFPMLTQDKLRERSVFDTLRHDFMLAFGKWEFDPMGITNPYPKNESSVHIWQGYEDKVVPVQLQRFVSGKLPWIRYHEVPDGGHLIVHYNGVCEAILRALLLREEAVLYRPRKARVLP, from the exons ATGGGATCATACTCCACATGGAGTTGCCTCAAATACATACCAAACAG GCTAGCAGGTGTGGCCTTCATAGTCCCTGTAGTGAATTATCGGTGGCCTTCTCTCCCTGATAGTCTGATAAGGGAGGACTACAGGAGGAAACTTGTGCAGTGGTCAATCTGGTTTGCAAATCATGCTCCTGGATTACTATACTGGTGGGCGACTCAGAATTGGCTGCCTTCAACTTCTGTCCTGGAAAGAAACCCATTATTCTTTAATGATCGAGACATAGATACTTTGAAGACTATATCAGGGTTCCCAATGCTCACCCAG GATAAGTTACGAGAACGAAGCGTTTTTGACACTCTCCGTCATGACTTTATGCTGGCTTTTGGCAAATGGGAATTTGATCCAATGGGTATaaccaatccatacccaaagaATGAAAGCTCTGTGCACATATGGCAAGGCTATGAAGATAAGGTTGTGCCTGTTCAGCTTCAAAGATTTGTTTCAGGGAAGCTTCCCTGGATTCGATATCATGAAGTTCCAGATGGTGGACATTTAATTGTGCACTACAATGGTGTTTGCGAGGCAATTTTAAGGGCTCTTTTGCTTAGAGAAGAAGCAGTTTTATATAGACCTAGAAAAGCCAGAGTACTACCTTAA
- the LOC108995394 gene encoding uncharacterized protein LOC108995394 isoform X1, translating into MVSKAAVVLLMGLLGMVYQATQLPPPQGNGSAEDSPVTSSRIRLKDGRYLAYKERGVPKERASYKIIIVHGLGSSKEMNFLAPQELIDDLGIYFLLFDRAGYGESDPDSKHTVKSEAFDIQELADQLQLGSKFYVIGVSMGSYSTWSCLKYIPNRLAGVAFIVPVVNYRWPSLPDSLIREDYRRKLVQWSIWFANHAPGLLYWWATQNWLPSTSVLERNPLFFNDRDIDTLKTISGFPMLTQDKLRERSVFDTLRHDFMLAFGKWEFDPMGITNPYPKNESSVHIWQGYEDKVVPVQLQRFVSGKLPWIRYHEVPDGGHLIVHYNGVCEAILRALLLREEAVLYRPRKARVLP; encoded by the exons ATGGTTTCCAAAGCAGCCGTCGTCTTGCTGATGGGTCTTCTTGGGATGGTTTATCAGGCAACACAACTACCCCCTCCACAAGGTAATGGGTCGGCAGAGGATTCGCCTGTGACCTCATCAAGAATCAGGCTAAAAGATGGAAGGTATCTGGCTTACAAAGAAAGAGGTGTCCCCAAGGAAAGGGCAAGCTACAAAATCATTATTGTGCACGGCCTTGGAAGCTCTAAAGAGATGAATTTTCTGGCACCCCAA GAACTAATAGATGACTTGGGCATATACTTTCTGCTATTTGATCGAGCGGGATATGGAGAAAGTGATCCTGACTCAAAGCACACAGTAAAGAGTGAAGCATTTGACATTCAAGAACTTGCAGATCAACTGCAGCTAGGATCCAAGTTCTATGTGATTGGAGTCTCAATGGGATCATACTCCACATGGAGTTGCCTCAAATACATACCAAACAG GCTAGCAGGTGTGGCCTTCATAGTCCCTGTAGTGAATTATCGGTGGCCTTCTCTCCCTGATAGTCTGATAAGGGAGGACTACAGGAGGAAACTTGTGCAGTGGTCAATCTGGTTTGCAAATCATGCTCCTGGATTACTATACTGGTGGGCGACTCAGAATTGGCTGCCTTCAACTTCTGTCCTGGAAAGAAACCCATTATTCTTTAATGATCGAGACATAGATACTTTGAAGACTATATCAGGGTTCCCAATGCTCACCCAG GATAAGTTACGAGAACGAAGCGTTTTTGACACTCTCCGTCATGACTTTATGCTGGCTTTTGGCAAATGGGAATTTGATCCAATGGGTATaaccaatccatacccaaagaATGAAAGCTCTGTGCACATATGGCAAGGCTATGAAGATAAGGTTGTGCCTGTTCAGCTTCAAAGATTTGTTTCAGGGAAGCTTCCCTGGATTCGATATCATGAAGTTCCAGATGGTGGACATTTAATTGTGCACTACAATGGTGTTTGCGAGGCAATTTTAAGGGCTCTTTTGCTTAGAGAAGAAGCAGTTTTATATAGACCTAGAAAAGCCAGAGTACTACCTTAA
- the LOC108995400 gene encoding pentatricopeptide repeat-containing protein At5g66520-like produces MLVEESIPSTPARNSRAIKQNLFSLLECCSTLKKLCQIHAQIVINGFTQKNYILVKLLSFYVASGYLKHALRVFEGIEKPSATVWNQMIRGHAQSQTPRKSIELYNRMVAAEAEPDGFTYSYLLSACARAELLREGEQVHGRVLANGYCSNVFVQTNLVNLYAMSGVNDISHSRRVFEEMSDRSVVSWNSLLAGYIRCGDIDGAWRIFDDMPDRNVVSWTTIISGCAQNGRYKQALSLFSEMRRAHVEVDQVALVAVLSACAKLGDLNLGKQIHWYIEERISARNQTLSVSLNNALIHMYASCGVIDEAYKVFNIMPCKSNVSWTSIITGLAKQGCGEEALDVFCSMLRLGANQVRPDEVTFIGVLCACSHAGLVNEGRRLFEHMNKTWGISPKIEHYGCMVDLLSRAGFLDEAYRLVESMPIRPNDAVWGALLGGCRIHKNAGLASHVAQKLAVGLDPEQAAGYLVLLSNVYATGKRWQDVLGVRQKMVEMGVRKPSGRSWVQINGVVHDFVAGDSDHKHAPLIYEMLGQITRQARQKGYKLDLIERFLDAEE; encoded by the coding sequence atgttaGTGGAAGAATCGATTCCCTCCACTCCAGCAAGAAACTCCAGAGCTATAAAACAGAACCTCTTCTCTCTGCTAGAGTGCTGCAGTACCCTCAAAAAGCTCTGCCAAATCCATGCCCAAATAGTCATTAACGGTTTTACCCAGAAGAATTATATCCTTGTCAAGCTATTATCATTCTATGTTGCTTCTGGTTATCTCAAGCATGCCTTAAGAGTTTTTGAAGGTATTGAAAAGCCTAGTGCCACTGTTTGGAATCAGATGATCAGAGGGCATGCTCAGAGTCAAACTCCAAGAAAATCCATCGAGTTGTACAATAGAATGGTGGCAGCGGAGGCTGAGCCGGATGGGTTTACATATTCGTATCTTTTAAGTGCTTGCGCGAGAGCGGAGTTGTTGAGAGAAGGGGAGCAGGTGCATGGGAGGGTTTTGGCAAATGGGTATTGCTCAAATGTGTTTGTCCAGACGAATTTGGTTAATTTATATGCTATGAGTGGAGTTAATGATATCAGCCATTCACGGCGCGTGTTTGAGGAAATGAGTGATAGAAGTGTTGTGAGTTGGAATTCATTGCTTGCGGGGTATATCAGGTGTGGGGACATTGATGGGGCGTGGAGAATATTTGATGATATGCCTGATAGGAATGTTGTATCTTGGACAACCATAATTTCAGGATGTGCTCAGAATGGTAGGTATAAGCAAGCTTTGTCTTTGTTTAGTGAGATGAGGAGGGCTCATGTGGAAGTGGATCAGGTTGCATTGGTTGCAGTGTTATCAGCATGTGCCAAATTAGGAGATTTGAATTTGGGAAAGCAGATTCATTGGTACATTGAAGAGAGAATCAGTGCTAGGAACCAGACGTTGTCAGTGTCTTTAAACAATGCACTCATACACATGTATGCTAGCTGTGGTGTGATTGATGAAGCTTATAAAGTGTTCAACATAATGCCGTGTAAAAGCAATGTTTCTTGGACTAGCATCATCACGGGTTTAGCAAAGCAGGGATGTGGAGAAGAAGCTCTTGATGTCTTTTGCTCCATGCTAAGATTGGGAGCAAATCAAGTAAGACCTGATGAAGTAACCTTCATTGGGGTTCTGTGTGCCTGCAGCCATGCTGGACTTGTTAATGAAGGCCGCCGTCTCTTTGAGCATATGAATAAAACTTGGGGAATCAGCCCAAAAATTGAGCACTATGGGTGCATGGTGGATCTCCTAAGCCGTGCTGGTTTCCTAGATGAAGCATATAGGCTAGTTGAGAGTATGCCCATTAGGCCAAATGATGCAGTTTGGGGTGCTCTCCTTGGTGGTTGTAGAATTCACAAGAATGCTGGCCTTGCTTCCCATGTTGCACAGAAACTGGCAGTTGGACTAGACCCTGAGCAAGCTGCAGGGTATCTTGTACTCTTGTCAAATGTTTATGCAACCGGTAAAAGGTGGCAAGATGTTCTTGGTGTGAGACAGAAGATGGTTGAGATGGGTGTAAGAAAGCCTTCAGGCCGAAGTTGGGTCCAAATTAATGGAGTCGTGCATGATTTTGTTGCAGGTGACAGTGACCATAAGCATGCACCTTTAATATATGAGATGCTTGGTCAGATCACCAGACAAGCACGGCAGAAAGGCTACAAACTAGATTTAATTGAGAGATTTTTGGATGCTGAGGAATGA